In the genome of Brachypodium distachyon strain Bd21 chromosome 3, Brachypodium_distachyon_v3.0, whole genome shotgun sequence, the window GGAGCACCCAGTCGCACCAGGGCGGTGAGGCCGATCAGGTGGAGGTAACGGATAGGGGCCTCTTTGACAAGTTCATCGGtaagaagaaggaagaggaggacaaGAAGCAGGAGGAGGTGCTGGTCACCGGCATGGAGAAGGTCTCCGTGGAAGAGCCCGaggtgaaggaggaggagcaccaggatGGCGAGAAGAAGGAGAGCCTCTTCACCAAGCTGCAGCGATCCAGCTCCAGTTCCAGCTCGGTAAGTGTAAAACATGAATGCTTTGCTGCATAAAGATATGACATGGCTATTATGAATAGTACTAACCTCGTGACGGTGAATTTCTACAGTCGAgtgacgaggaagaggaggtgaTCGATGACAACGGCGAGGTGatcaagaggaagaagaagaaggggctcaaggagaagatcaaggagaAGTTGCCCGGCCACAAGGACACCGAGACGGCCGCGCCCACACCGGCGCCCCCCGCTCCTGTGGTGACTCACGGCGGCCACCATGATGACggagccgtcgccgtcgagaAGATCGACGAAGTCAAGACAGAGGCGCCAGTGGCGCCCgaggaggaaaagaaaggcttcttggagaagatcaaggagaAGCTTCCTGGCGGCCACAAGAAGCCGGAAGAGGCTGCTGCGGTGCCAGCTGTCACACATGCTGCCCCAGCACCGGTGCACGCGCCAGCGGTGCCGGCGGCCACCGAGGAGGTGAGCAgcccggagaagaagggcatATTAGGCAAGATCATGGACAAGCTGCCTGGTTACCACAAGACACCCGGggaggaggacaaggccgctgccggcgagcACAAGACCACCGCTTAATCGGAGCCGTAGTAGTCTGGATCGGGACTTGGGACCGGAATTTGATCGAAGTGTTTCGCTGTGTTGTGTTCTGTTTTGCGTTTTATGTCGAGGGTGGACGGGGTTGATCGTCTTGAAGGTCTGGTCTGTGAAGCCCGTAAGGTGCAGTGATGGCTGCTTGTGCACGGGCTTAGAGTCAGGTTTCCGGATGTTGTTGGGTTTGTCTACATAAGGGCACTTGTGTATTGGTTTATTGCTAGGCATTATGCATTTATGCCTTGATATTAATGATTTCCGCCCAGTATATGGTTGTTGCATTTTACATTTGCTTGAGGCTGTATGAAACTACATTTGCCCAGTACTGAGCTGTTACAGTGCTAACTTTGTTCTCGTTAAATGTTTTTCTCTGTTAATCGACAGTGTGAGTTTGTGACGCCTTGAACACGCCCAAATTTAATTTATCGTGCCCGGTACCTGCCGGTAAAGATTAGTGCTTCTGTTTCGAGCTTCCGCTGATTTTTGTTGCGTACAACTCTCGAGACGCAGGTCCAGGCGGCAGCGAGCGAACCAGGCGGACACGCGGGGGAGATCGGGCAGGTAATGATTCATTCTTACTGGCATTACGCTAACTAACACGTTTGATAGTTGTATGGATTATTTGATGGTCCAAATGAAATTAGAATTAGATGAAATATGAGGCCTATAgaaaaagtttcaaattttttggaGCAAGTTCGAAATTCTGGAAATCATTGGGATACAAATTTGGTTTAAATTTAAAAAGGTAGTAAACTAATCCCGATTGACGTGAAACTTTTTGTACCAGCTCACATATATGTAAGTTGAGTCCATATATAGTTTCACGGTAATCGGAATTAGTTTACTAGACCTCTTTTAATTaaaaccaaatttgaattccaGTGATTTCCGGAATTCCGAACTTGCTCCAAATTTTTCGAACCTTTTACTGTAGGTGGGAAACACCATCTTAAACAAATCAGCATATTTTCATCAGATTCCGTGTTCGTTTGGACCGTCAAATAATTTGTACAAATATCAGAACATGTTAGTGTAATATTAGTAAGAAAGAATACCTGCCTAGTCAGATCCCTgtccttcctttctttttcccaACCAGCAAACCCACGCGTGTCCCACCTAGGTCCCGCGCCCCGACCGAAGCGTGTGGCCCCTCCTTGTTTTTCCATAACCCGTATGGAACTAGAGCGAATCTTGTCGAAAATTTAGGGTGGATTTTTCAACGGTAGGTCACGGTAAAAAAAATCGTTCTATCGTTTTCTTTTAGAATAAAAAAATCGCTTTAGCTGAACACGCTCTTAATTACGGAGCAGAACTGAAATTCTGCAGTATTCCTATGGGCCATGCTTGGCCTATGGGCCTGAAATTAAGATATTTTTTTGCAATGAGCCTGATTGAATAGTGTCCTAAAATAGTAGTCCGACTAGTTTCCAATGGGCCGGCCTGTAGTGAACGTGCTCTAATATTTTAGTGGCGGCTGGCTTTCTGCTGAAACTCTTGCACGTTTATTGCGAGTTCTCTGAAACAGCAGCTTCCCCTCTGCTGCTCTGCACGCTCCTCTGTCCAAGTGGGCTGGCCCAACAAAATTCTTAGTGTATGAGttgtaaaaaaatcaaggtacAAAAATCATATTTCCCCTTAAAAAGGTTTCAAGAAAATCCCTGTGAGTAGCATGAGGCGGCTAGTTCTGAGATGCATATGGTCTAAGCTCTGTAACACTACGCCTAGGTTCCAAGATGGTACTATATGCTAGGGCCCTAAGCAGGCTTAATAAGAAGACGACCGAGTCGGCACGGAGCGCACGGTGCATCATCTTGCACCATTGCACGCGCTTCCGCATGCGCTTGgaaaagaacaagaaagaaagggGACCTGGTGGGTGGTGGCCATATTAGGATGCAGGCCTGCTGCAGGCCGGGCCTCTTGCTACTCGACCCTTGTTGCCCAAGCAGCCCATGCCAGACAGCTAGTACTGCAATAACCGGTGACTGCACCTCGATCCAATTTCAGGAGTGTTAACTGTTAATTGCAACTCGAGTCAAGAAGCATAACATCGAACACACACTCTCATCCCATGCTGGTATGGTCGGGGACTGGTCCTTGGTGGACCGATACGGTCCCGATGGCGGATCTGTATCTGCACCTGAATAAGTAGCGCAGGAATCAACGAGTCACAATCGAGTGCTTCGGGCTGCACGTACTGGAAAGAGAACGGCTCGATCGTAAGTTCGTGGATACGAATCATACGATCACGTGCCTTTCGGAAGTGGAGAAAAAAAGCTGTAAATATACTATACTTCTGTACAAAAGCTAGGTCCTGCTAAGTTCTGCTGACACTCGTGGCTAGCTAGTGGTGCCAACTCGATTCGGGATTAAACAACCATCACACGTACACTCGATGACTCGGTCACTTAGAGTATTTTATAGCGTTTCACTGAGCATTGTATTGTATCCCTGCAATACATACTTGACAACACAAATGGCCGCGTTTTCGTCTGCTAAAAAGGTGACGCATGCCAACCTCGGTGTAGGCGTAACACATATGGTAAACGGGTAAAAGGTGCTCGTGCAGATATCACAGCATCTGAAAGTGAGGCAGAGATTAGCTCAATCTCGAAAGGAAAAGGCTGCACTACTGTCCATTGCTGTCGTTTTATTTTTGTCGCTTTGAAAAGGGAAAGAAATCTCATGCAAGTATATGTGCATTGGATCTTCTTTTCTGTAAGCAAAAAAGCTGCATCTGGCACTGCTAGCTTCAGATGTAAGTAATGCATGGTAAGACCAATATGAAAAGAACTAAACGTAAAGAGAGAATTATTAGATGCTTTAAACGTAGAAGAATAGGCTAGCGCAACCTTGGGTGTCCAGTCTTTTAGGCTCCAGCTCGCTTCAATTATCAAATGCACACATCAAAAGTAACTAACTGCTGCACCATGATTAGATTCCGACCGCCTTCTTCTATCCTTCAAGGCTTGTAAACGTGTATTGCTAGCCGCACATTTCCAAAACGAATCGGTTGTAGGTAGAATATGCGTAAGAATGGTGGGTGTATGACAAGTGGATTGATCGAAGCAACCAATCTTAGCCAAGCCAAGTAAGTTACCCGGCTTAGGTCTAGCGATTAATTTTCACACAAGAAGCAGCTTCACCATGCATTTCCTTTCTTTTACTTCTTCGAAACGGAACCTCACCGTTTCAAGCTAACACAGTACTTGAAGGCACTACAGCGTCTGTCAGAGAGCGAAACATCAAGGAATAAAATTGATATGAACTTACGTTCAGAGATCTGCCAATCGACATGCAGTCACCATCGCTCGCTCCTCTGTTTTCTCCCTTTGTTCAGTCTATCGGTGGCAACAGAAATAAGATCCACAGGCAGTACACGACGTAGAATATACACGGCGCTGCGGACCCCGGCGGCACTCGCGCGGGGGCCGCCAAATCATCGTCTCTCTTTAGTCTTTTACCAAAGCCAAACTCGATCTGTGCTAGCAGGACTAGCAGCGCTAGTGCCGTGCCACGCCCTACGGCCGGTCGTAAAGCGAGCCACCATCGCTTGCCGTCCGGTCCCTCCCTTTAAAGCGCCGTGCCATTACCCTTGCCGGTCTCGGCCCACTCCCAAAGTTAAAGAAGCCTCTATTGTTAGTGTTAGCCCGCCATCACTGCGCTTCACCGAGcagctaagctaagctagccAGCGCGTATCAGTGTATCACACACAGCGCGCGCGCAAACGCAAACTTCATAAACACCCGGCCATGGCCACGGCAGTCACGCCGGCGAGGCATGCACTGCGCCTGCTTGCTCTCGCGGCGGTTTGGGTctcagtggcggcggcggcgaaggtgCCGGCGTTGTACGTGTTCGGGGACTCGACGGCGGACGTGGGCAGCAACAACTACCTGCCGGGCAGCGCCGTGCCGCGGGCAAACTTCCCGcacaacggcatcgacttcccGACGTCGCGCGCCACCGGCCGGTTCAGCAATGGCtacaacggcatcgacttcttGGGTACGTCTTTCAGGACTGTTGCTTAGGTCAGGTGTGCTGGCTCTTTTTTCTCGCAGCTCGCttagctgcagcctgcagcagCTCATACAGGCTTGAGGCCTTGGAGTAGCTTAAGGtagcggcgccatggccgctaACTATCAAGCTTTAGAGCTTCTTTTTTCTGCGTGTCTTGATCAATGCTTGCACTTAAATCGTGTACGGTGCTAGTGACCTTAACCGTCTTTAACTAGTTTGTTGAGGTTGGGCCAAAATGTTTCGAATTGACGGATAAGAAAGATGGAAAACAGGAAATTGAACATGCGGATTTAAACATCTCCAACAgtttttcattgtttttcGGGTTGCAAATTAAAGATAGTCAGGAAAAAATGCATTTACTTACTACTAACACAGGTGATCTGAATTAAGGCAAACTATGAGGTTAATTGTTCCAAATATATGTAGCTGTTGTTAAACAGAGGGAAAATAATTACAAATGCTGTGAAGAAGCCCACGCGAAGGAGGGCAAGAGGAGCCGGCAGTTTCAGGATGTACGTGACGCCACGCATATGTTGGTGCTGTTGCAGAGAAGTGGCCTGTGCGCAATCAATTGCCTCTGCATCTCGCTTCCCCCCGCGAGGCAGTCGCGCAGACGTTGGGATGCGAGGCTCGCAAAACGTGGCAGCGTCCCGCagtgcggcggcgggaacGGTCACTCATTATGCTCACTCATTTGGCCCTTTTACTACTCTTTCTGAGCACGCTGACGGACTGGTTTATGAATGTATACATCAGGCACCGCAAATAATTCGCCTCCAAAAATCTTCGTGGCCAAGAAATCGCCCCCCATTTTCATTCTTCACATTTTCAGGCTTCTTGTGCGACTACTTTGCACGGCTGGTCTCAGACTTTTGTTGTTCTCTCGTGACGAAAGTTTTCTGTCAACTTCATCAGCTCTTAACATGGGATTCAAGCGAAGCCCCCCGCCATTCCTCTCGGTGGCTAACAAGACCAACAAGCAAATCTCGCAAGGGCTGCTGGGAGTAAACTTTGCGTCTGCAGGGTCAGGCATTCTTGACACCACGGTAAGCAGCGAAACAAAAGTTGTTGCACGCTGTCAATTCACGTGCGCCCCATACGTACTCGCGCCAACAACGGTTCCGTGTGCGCAGGGGGACTCCATCGTCGCAATGAGCAAGCAGGTCGAGCAATTCGCCACTCTCCGATGCAACATCTCCGCACGCATCAGCAGAGAAGCAGCCGACGACGTGCTGTCGAGATCCTTGTTCCTCATCAGCACCGGCGGCAACGACatcttcgccttcttctcgGCCAACAGCACGCCGACGGCAGCGCAGAAGCAGCTCTTCACTGCCAACCTCGTCTCGCTGTACGTAAATCATTCCAAGGTACGAAACCTCTGCTCTGACTGTGGCTCTCTGCAGAGTGTTATATACCGGCCTAAGAAGATCCTCACCGGAGCAAAGCGTGCGTGTATATGTCTTTGGCAGGCTCTGTATGCTCTCGGCGCGAGGAAGTTCGCCGTGATCGACGTCCCGCCGATCGGGTGCTGCCCTTACCCGAGGAGCCTGCACCCTCTGGGTGCCTGCATCGATGTCCTGAATGAGCTCACTCGTGGGCTCAATAAGGGCGTCAAGGACGCCATGCATGGCCTCAGCGTGACCTTGAGTGGCTTCAAGTACTCCATCGGGAGCTCCCATGCCGTCGTGCAGAACATCATGAAGCATCCCCAAAGACTAGGTACACATATGAACCTGACTAACTACAAATGCTTTCCTCAGAACAGAAGTTCAGAGACTGACGGGAGACTACTTGTTTTGCTGCAGGATTCAAGGAGGTCACCACGGCGTGCTGCGGCTCCGGCAGGTTCAACGGCAAGTCCGGGTGCACGCCCAACGCCACGCTGTGCGACAACCGGCACGAGTACCTCTTCTGGGACTTGCTGCATCCGACGCACGCCACGTccaagctcgccgccgcggccatctACAACGGTTCGCTGCGCTTCGCCGCGCCCGTAAATTTCAGGCAGCTAGTGGAGGACCTGTCCTAAATTAGGACCGCGCGCGCGTGATCGTGTTGTGCTGTAGATTTGCTGCGTCTGTGTTGGTGATATTGGTGCGTAGGATATGCGTGGTGGTGTTTAGTCTGTTGCTTAATTTGTGTAGCCGGTGGTGTCGTGTAATGTGGATTCTAAGATCAATATATTATCTCTGTTATGCTGGTTACGTTCTTCGAGACCTacaccttttcttttgcatgtttgaatgAGTCACGGAGTAACAATTTTcccgcaaaagaaaaggaataaATGAACTTAATTAAGCAACTCATTCGAACATGCAAAATACTTGTGCTAACTCGATGGTAGTAACACTTGAAagatactactccctccgtcccatattaagtgactcaaaattgTATAGATATGGACgtatatgtctagatacatgtaataagaagtcatttaatatgagacggagggattAAATGTTTATTCCGCGAGGTTGAAGTAAACGGTTTCTacctttttgtttcatttcatGTATTATATTTTGTTGGTTTCTTTTCATGTTTTAACCATCTCCTTGCACGAGTCTCGTGCTACTTTGCAAGCCCCAAAATAAAGATAAAGTATGAATTGTTGGTGGAGAAGATGTGCATTCAAATACACTCTCTTGGGCAAGGTTTTGGCCCCGAGGCGGTATTTTCAGTTACCACCTGGTAACCATATTTTCCAGTCCCCTATAAAATGGGTTTgcttgacaaaaaaaaaacgtgtttTTGAAATAATTGAATTTAAGATACGAATGAACATGTGATCCTCGAATTAGAGGTGGCTCCATCCACTATCTGGAGtactatagtttttttttgcagaatcGCATGTGTGTAATCATAATCATCTTCAAAATGAAAAGTGACCTCGAAATTTGATTGAAATAATCTCATCGTCAAATGATGAGATTTTTCGGTTACCATGGTTACCGCTGATCCTCTCATCCACCCTCTCGGGAAAAAATGGAATCTGGTAGTTAAAACCTTACTCATGTGTCGAGGACAACCAACACCTTGCTCGGACAACCCGAGCAATTTCCCTTTTTATAGAACGCGTAACTGAGGTCAAAGCTATATTCTTCCAATATGGCAACTTTAGGGTATGAGGGGACGCGTAAGCCTCGTTCTGAGAGGACCTATGGTTAGGGGACTCATCTCTGATACGGAGTAGTTAAATACCACGCTCTTTATCATATCGCAGGAATCTTAATGCTACTTTTGCTCATTCCGGGAGTAGTTTACGCTGCCACCCTTTGTGGGTAAAAATCTCCTTGAGAGCTCGCTCCATTTGAATACAGGCAACCATAACCATAGTCATGCCCACTTCCTGCTGCAATAACGCACAAGAACGGAATCGATGTGTATACTGGAAGATAACCTGCATGAGAGATAGAGATGTCGGTTATGGTTAAAA includes:
- the LOC100843374 gene encoding GDSL esterase/lipase At5g55050 — its product is MATAVTPARHALRLLALAAVWVSVAAAAKVPALYVFGDSTADVGSNNYLPGSAVPRANFPHNGIDFPTSRATGRFSNGYNGIDFLALNMGFKRSPPPFLSVANKTNKQISQGLLGVNFASAGSGILDTTGDSIVAMSKQVEQFATLRCNISARISREAADDVLSRSLFLISTGGNDIFAFFSANSTPTAAQKQLFTANLVSLYVNHSKALYALGARKFAVIDVPPIGCCPYPRSLHPLGACIDVLNELTRGLNKGVKDAMHGLSVTLSGFKYSIGSSHAVVQNIMKHPQRLGFKEVTTACCGSGRFNGKSGCTPNATLCDNRHEYLFWDLLHPTHATSKLAAAAIYNGSLRFAAPVNFRQLVEDLS
- the LOC100833272 gene encoding dehydrin COR410 produces the protein MEDERSTQSHQGGEADQVEVTDRGLFDKFIGKKKEEEDKKQEEVLVTGMEKVSVEEPEVKEEEHQDGEKKESLFTKLQRSSSSSSSSSDEEEEVIDDNGEVIKRKKKKGLKEKIKEKLPGHKDTETAAPTPAPPAPVVTHGGHHDDGAVAVEKIDEVKTEAPVAPEEEKKGFLEKIKEKLPGGHKKPEEAAAVPAVTHAAPAPVHAPAVPAATEEVSSPEKKGILGKIMDKLPGYHKTPGEEDKAAAGEHKTTA